From one Actinomyces sp. Marseille-P3109 genomic stretch:
- a CDS encoding ABC transporter ATP-binding protein: protein MTLNSDADIQPISQDNNAAGKSGHLSLVELTKTFGEGAGKVTAVDHINLDIKPGEFITLLGPSGCGKTTTLRMIAGFEDASSGKVMLDGDNMAVVPPNRRPMSMVFQSYALFPHLSVRDNVAYGLKLQKMSAAQMDEAIEVALTSMNLTAMAKRAPSQLSGGQQQRVALARAMVVRPKVLLFDEPLSNLDAKLRIKMRLEIRHMQKRLGITSVYVTHDQSEAMAMSDRIVVMNSGHIEQVDTPAEIYLHPASVFVADFVGRANFLVATVTGRPDTASGTQKCATVRVLGSEATVPAHPDALDDGRDVVLMVRPESVRLTAAHEPAQTISGSLGQIITRVFYGETVEYEVETEYGSIVCVVADPHEDEFFQEGQAVRVSIESSKAWLLPAEANAPA, encoded by the coding sequence ATGACCCTTAACTCCGACGCTGATATTCAGCCGATCTCCCAGGATAATAATGCCGCAGGCAAGAGCGGCCACCTCTCCCTGGTGGAGCTCACCAAGACCTTCGGCGAAGGCGCCGGAAAGGTGACGGCCGTCGACCACATCAACCTTGACATCAAGCCCGGAGAATTCATCACCCTCCTGGGACCTTCAGGTTGCGGTAAAACCACGACCTTGCGGATGATAGCCGGATTCGAGGACGCATCATCCGGAAAGGTGATGCTCGACGGCGACAACATGGCAGTTGTTCCACCTAACCGACGCCCGATGTCCATGGTCTTCCAGTCCTACGCTCTCTTCCCCCACCTGTCAGTGCGAGACAATGTCGCCTACGGACTCAAGCTGCAAAAGATGTCGGCGGCGCAGATGGACGAGGCAATCGAGGTGGCCCTGACCTCGATGAATCTGACGGCGATGGCCAAACGGGCACCCTCCCAGCTCTCCGGCGGCCAGCAGCAGCGCGTCGCCCTGGCCCGCGCCATGGTGGTACGCCCCAAGGTGCTGCTCTTCGATGAGCCGTTGTCGAATCTCGACGCCAAACTGCGGATCAAGATGCGCCTGGAGATCCGCCACATGCAAAAGCGCCTGGGGATCACCTCCGTTTACGTCACGCATGACCAGTCCGAGGCGATGGCGATGTCAGACAGGATCGTCGTCATGAACTCCGGCCATATCGAGCAGGTCGATACTCCCGCAGAGATCTACCTGCACCCGGCATCGGTCTTCGTGGCCGACTTCGTGGGGCGCGCCAATTTCCTTGTGGCTACGGTCACCGGGAGACCGGACACGGCATCAGGAACGCAGAAGTGCGCGACGGTGAGGGTGCTCGGTTCCGAGGCGACGGTTCCCGCTCACCCCGATGCGCTGGACGATGGCCGGGATGTCGTGCTCATGGTGCGGCCCGAGTCCGTGCGCCTGACCGCCGCCCACGAGCCGGCTCAGACGATCTCGGGATCTCTGGGCCAGATCATCACTCGCGTCTTCTACGGGGAGACTGTCGAGTACGAGGTCGAGACCGAGTACGGGTCCATCGTCTGCGTCGTCGCCGATCCGCACGAGGACGAGTTCTTCCAGGAGGGACAGGCCGTTCGTGTCTCCATCGAGTCCAGCAAGGCGTGGCTGCTGCCCGCAGAAGCGAACGCACCGGCCTAG
- a CDS encoding ABC transporter permease — translation MSSVASTLPSSHAPGSTPAKAGRSTKVRRDPVTIGIVTIVALILTCLILLPLVTILSQAFSASGSEVLASLLSSTTNRTIALNTVVLGVVVGSVGTLVGFFFAYVQARVDIPGKRLLHLICLIPIVSPPFAVATASITLFGRNGIISTQLLGQQWNIYGLPGLTLVLSLSFFPVAYMNMLGMLRNLDPATEEAAASLGASPWTIFRTVTLPMLIPGFASSFLLLFVEAIADLANPLVIGGDFTVLASRAYIAVNGEYNTAAGSAYSLALLVPALLVFILQRYWASRSSAVTVTGKPTGRVRPIRALLPRIILSVTTVALALFIVSIYATVILGSFVKILGVDNTFTLKNFQYVLSGIGNDAMIDTTILALIATPIAGILGMIVAWLVVVRLKASAGVMDFLGMLGLSVPGTVLGIGYLITFNQPIIYNNLMFMPALAGGSAVFGGAIAIIMVYVARSMPSGQRSGIASLQQIDKSIDEASTSLGASGLQTFMKVTMPLIRPAFIAGLTYAFARSMTTLSPIIFITTPKTKIMTSQILAEVDAGRFGNAFAFCTILIVIVMLVIGMTNLLVRDTSVTSQARTGM, via the coding sequence ATGTCTTCTGTGGCCTCAACGCTGCCCTCTTCCCACGCTCCCGGGTCAACGCCGGCAAAGGCAGGGCGGTCCACGAAGGTTCGACGAGACCCGGTGACCATCGGCATCGTCACCATCGTCGCTCTCATCCTCACCTGCCTCATCCTCCTTCCGCTGGTTACCATCCTCTCTCAAGCCTTCTCCGCCAGCGGCTCAGAGGTGCTTGCCAGTTTGCTGAGCTCGACGACGAACCGAACAATCGCTCTCAACACCGTCGTGCTGGGCGTCGTCGTCGGGTCCGTGGGCACGCTCGTCGGTTTCTTCTTCGCCTACGTGCAGGCCCGCGTAGACATCCCCGGTAAGCGTCTGCTTCATCTCATCTGCCTCATTCCGATCGTCTCCCCGCCCTTCGCAGTGGCCACGGCCTCGATCACACTGTTTGGACGCAATGGGATCATCTCCACCCAGCTGCTGGGCCAGCAGTGGAACATCTACGGCCTACCAGGCCTCACGCTGGTGCTCTCCCTCTCCTTTTTCCCCGTCGCCTACATGAACATGCTCGGCATGCTCCGCAACCTGGATCCGGCTACGGAGGAGGCCGCTGCATCACTGGGCGCCTCCCCCTGGACGATCTTCCGCACGGTAACCCTGCCGATGCTCATCCCCGGTTTCGCCTCCTCCTTCCTGCTGCTCTTCGTCGAGGCGATTGCCGACCTGGCGAATCCATTGGTCATTGGAGGTGACTTCACTGTTCTAGCCTCCCGTGCCTACATCGCCGTCAACGGTGAGTACAACACAGCAGCCGGGAGCGCGTACTCCCTGGCGCTGCTCGTACCGGCACTGCTGGTGTTCATCCTCCAACGCTATTGGGCCTCCCGCAGCTCGGCGGTCACCGTCACCGGTAAGCCCACCGGAAGAGTCCGCCCAATCCGCGCTCTACTACCCCGAATCATCCTGTCTGTTACGACGGTGGCCCTGGCGCTGTTCATCGTCTCGATCTACGCAACCGTCATCCTGGGATCCTTCGTCAAGATCCTGGGAGTGGACAACACCTTCACGCTCAAGAACTTCCAGTACGTGCTTTCCGGAATTGGCAACGATGCCATGATCGACACAACTATCTTAGCCCTCATCGCCACTCCGATCGCAGGCATCCTGGGAATGATCGTGGCATGGCTCGTTGTTGTGAGACTCAAGGCCAGCGCCGGAGTCATGGACTTCCTAGGCATGCTCGGACTGTCGGTGCCGGGCACAGTCCTGGGAATCGGATACCTCATCACCTTCAATCAACCGATCATCTACAACAATCTCATGTTTATGCCTGCCCTGGCCGGAGGCAGCGCTGTCTTCGGGGGAGCCATCGCGATCATCATGGTTTACGTAGCCCGTTCCATGCCCTCGGGACAGCGCTCGGGGATCGCCAGCCTCCAGCAGATTGATAAATCGATCGACGAGGCGTCCACATCACTAGGCGCATCAGGCCTCCAAACCTTCATGAAGGTGACGATGCCACTCATCAGACCGGCATTCATCGCCGGCCTCACATACGCCTTCGCCCGCTCCATGACAACACTTTCTCCAATTATTTTCATTACCACTCCGAAAACGAAGATCATGACCTCCCAGATCCTCGCAGAGGTTGATGCGGGGAGATTCGGAAACGCCTTCGCCTTCTGCACCATTCTCATTGTCATCGTCATGCTCGTCATCGGCATGACCAATCTTCTCGTCCGCGACACCTCGGTCACATCACAGGCTCGCACAGGCATGTGA
- a CDS encoding ABC transporter substrate-binding protein — MRKRLFPALLAVATASALALTGCAVDKTKSQSITVACGAMEDLCQKWTQTFTEQTGIQATYVRLSSGEAVARLDSAKNAPEFDVWHGGPADGYGTAAAKGLIEAYDSPNAAKIPDKYKDADHKWTGVYVGVLGFCSNKSVLSKLGVDTPASWDDLLNPALKGQVSTAHPSTSGTAFTTLWTQNVRLGGQDQAFDYMKKLHGNVLQYTKSGTAPGQIAGRGEVGVGLVFSHDCVKYQDEGMSDLQVSFPKEGTGYEVGGVALVAKSSHSDAAKKYIDWALSADAQNVGQTVGSYQIPTNPDAKISDKMVKLDDVTLIDYDFKAAAEAKPELTKRFDEEIAAQPKE, encoded by the coding sequence ATGAGGAAGCGGTTATTCCCCGCTCTGCTCGCCGTCGCCACCGCGAGCGCTCTGGCCTTGACCGGTTGCGCCGTCGACAAGACGAAGAGTCAATCGATCACCGTCGCCTGCGGCGCCATGGAGGACCTGTGCCAGAAATGGACCCAGACCTTCACTGAGCAGACCGGCATCCAGGCCACCTACGTACGACTGTCCTCCGGGGAGGCCGTCGCCCGTCTGGACTCGGCGAAGAACGCCCCGGAGTTCGACGTCTGGCACGGTGGCCCGGCCGACGGGTACGGCACCGCCGCCGCCAAGGGCCTCATCGAGGCCTACGACTCCCCGAACGCCGCCAAGATCCCCGACAAGTACAAGGACGCCGACCACAAGTGGACCGGCGTCTACGTCGGGGTCCTGGGCTTCTGCTCCAACAAGAGCGTTTTGAGCAAGCTGGGTGTGGATACCCCGGCATCGTGGGACGACCTGCTCAATCCTGCACTCAAGGGGCAGGTCTCCACCGCGCACCCCTCAACCTCCGGAACCGCCTTCACCACCTTGTGGACCCAGAATGTTCGCTTGGGCGGCCAGGACCAGGCCTTCGACTACATGAAGAAGCTGCACGGCAACGTTCTGCAGTACACCAAGTCCGGCACCGCCCCCGGCCAGATCGCCGGCCGCGGCGAGGTGGGAGTCGGCCTGGTTTTCTCCCACGACTGCGTGAAGTATCAGGATGAGGGGATGTCCGATCTACAGGTCTCCTTCCCCAAGGAGGGCACCGGCTACGAAGTCGGTGGAGTAGCGCTGGTGGCCAAGTCCTCCCATTCCGATGCCGCCAAGAAGTACATCGACTGGGCGCTCTCGGCCGATGCCCAGAACGTTGGACAGACCGTGGGCTCCTACCAGATTCCCACCAATCCCGACGCCAAGATCAGCGACAAGATGGTCAAGCTCGACGACGTCACCCTGATCGACTACGACTTCAAGGCCGCGGCGGAGGCGAAGCCCGAGCTGACCAAACGCTTCGACGAGGAGATCGCCGCGCAGCCGAAGGAGTGA